Proteins encoded in a region of the Gammaproteobacteria bacterium genome:
- a CDS encoding metalloregulator ArsR/SmtB family transcription factor: MSVTALKAADLPESGNLDELTRLCKALADELRLEILRLLKTESFGVLEICRVLDIRQSALSHHLKILAKAGLVSTRREGNSIFYRRPLILDADPFGDFKNSAFTNIDRLPLPPETLQRVELIHQERSQQSLDFFRRNAAKFREKQGLIAEYQQYAGSLEDLIQGIRFTNPPVVMEVGPGAGELLLQLANFFDRVIALDNSAEMLDQARATVNANRIGNVEFIHGDITQAPDQELDCDLIVLNMVLHHIPAPVEVFREAQRLLNPGGVLLLVELISHDQDWVRESCGDLWLGFDTQDLTNWAIQAGLAEGQSLYLGLRNGFQIQVRLFVNETNEGPTAGADH, translated from the coding sequence TTGTCCGTAACCGCGTTAAAAGCTGCAGATCTGCCGGAATCCGGCAATCTCGACGAGCTGACCAGGCTTTGCAAGGCGCTGGCTGACGAACTGCGGCTGGAAATACTGCGCCTGCTGAAAACCGAGTCTTTCGGCGTGCTGGAAATCTGCCGGGTATTGGACATCCGTCAGTCGGCGCTCAGCCATCATCTGAAAATCCTTGCCAAAGCCGGACTGGTCTCCACCCGGCGCGAAGGCAATTCCATTTTCTATCGGCGCCCCCTGATTCTGGACGCCGACCCGTTCGGTGACTTCAAGAATTCTGCCTTTACCAACATCGACCGACTGCCCCTGCCCCCGGAGACCCTGCAGCGGGTCGAGCTGATCCACCAGGAGCGCTCCCAGCAATCGCTGGACTTTTTCCGGCGCAACGCAGCCAAATTCCGGGAGAAGCAGGGGCTGATTGCCGAGTACCAGCAATACGCCGGCAGTCTGGAAGATCTGATTCAGGGCATCAGGTTCACCAACCCACCGGTTGTTATGGAAGTTGGGCCCGGTGCCGGCGAACTGCTGCTGCAACTGGCGAATTTTTTCGATCGCGTCATCGCCCTGGATAACTCGGCGGAAATGCTTGACCAGGCTCGCGCCACCGTCAACGCCAACCGTATCGGCAACGTCGAATTTATTCACGGCGATATCACCCAGGCACCGGATCAGGAGCTGGATTGCGACCTGATTGTGCTGAACATGGTGTTGCACCACATTCCCGCCCCGGTCGAAGTATTCAGAGAAGCGCAGCGCCTTTTGAACCCGGGAGGCGTATTACTGCTGGTGGAACTGATCAGCCATGACCAGGACTGGGTGCGCGAATCCTGCGGTGATCTGTGGCTGGGCTTCGACACGCAGGATCTCACCAATTGGGCGATACAGGCAGGGCTGGCAGAGGGTCAAAGCCTCTATCTGGGTCTGCGCAACGGATTTCAAATTCAGGTGCGATTGTTTGTCAACGAGACCAACGAAGGTCCGACAGCAGGCGCCGACCACTGA